The DNA region GCCGAGTCGGGCAAGCTGGCCACCGCCCGCGAGGCGGTCGACCTCGGGGCGTACGGCCTGCGCATGCGCACCGGGCTGACCTCCTCCTCCGTCGTGGGGCGGCTGCTCGCGGTGGCCGCGCCGCTGATCGCCGGGGCGATCGCCGGACTCGGGGTCGCGCAGGCCCTGGGCAGCGCGCTCGGCCAGCACCGGTACCGGCTGCTGATGACGCCCGACCGGCTCACCCACGTCCCCGGCTTCCTCGCCTCCGTCGGGGAGATGCTCGTCCCGCTGCTGCTGCTGGGCTTCGTGCTGGCGGGCCGCTGGCAGGCGGCCCGGGTGACGGCGCTGGTCGTGGCGCTCGCCGGGGTGCTGCGGATGGTGGAGGTGGTCGGGGTCTCGGACGACGGGTGGCAGCTCTTCGAGGGGTCCAGCGCGGCGACGCCGCAGCTGGTGTCCGGCGTGCTGTTCGCGCTCGCACCGCAGGAGCTGCTGGAGCGGCCGACCTGGCGGGTCCGGGCCGTGGTGGCGGCCTCGGCGGTCGGGGGCGGACTGGTCCTGCTGGCCGAGGACTTCTACAGCTCCTACGTGCTGATGGACGGGCCGACGGCCCTCGTGCTGCTGGCCGTTCCGCTGGTCGCGATGCTCGCCCTGGCGCGCGGGTGGCTGGTGCCGGCCGCGATGGGGCTGACGGTGCTGGCGCTGAGCGCGGAGTTCAGCCTCTTCCGCCTCTGGCAGGTCGTCGGCGGGATGTGGCGGCTGGCGCCGCTGGTGGCCGGCGGTCTGGTGGTGCTGCTGGTGCTCGGCCGACTGCTCGGCCGGGGTGGAGCCGGGGCGGGAGGTGGCCGGAGCCTCGCCTGAGTTCGCTCGGGTCCGCCGGGGACCGTGCGGCCCGACGGGGTCCGCGTGAAACCTGCGGAGCGGGGACGGCCGGGGCTTCGCCGCCCCTGAACGGCCGGACGACCGGTTGTGGGACCGGTCGCCCGGCCGTTCCGTCTTTCCGGGTCCGGGCCGGTGGCTCCGCCGGACGGTTCCGGCGGGCGGCCCGGTCGGGGGGTTCCACCGGGCGCCGCCGGGCGGGCCCGGTCCTCCGGGTGGCTGCACGGGGCTCGCCGGGGGCTGCCCGATGTGGCAGGCTGTCTGATATGTCTAGACCAATTTTCGAAGTCATCGCGCTGACGCCCCAGGACGCCCAGGCCGCCGAGTCGGGCGGCGCCGACCGGCTCGAACTGGTCACGGACATGGCCGCCGACGGGCTGACCCCCTCGGCCGAGGACTTCGCCAAGATCCGCGAGGCCGTCGAGCTGCCGCTGCGCGTCATGCTGCGCATCCGCGACGGCTTCGCGCCCGGTGACCTCGACGAGCTGCGCGCCCGGGCCGCCGCCCTCCGGGCCGAGGGCGCCGAGGAGTTCGTCTTCGGCTTCCTCGACGCCGGGGGCGGCGTCGACCTCGCCGCCACCGAGGCGGTCGCCGACGCGGTGGCCGGCTGCCGCTGGACCTTCCACCGCGCGATCGACCACAGCGCCGACCGCGCCGCGGTCCGCGCGGCCGTCGGCGCGCTGCCCGGACTCGACACCTTCCTCACCTCCGGCGCGGCCGGCGGCGTGGACGCGGGCCGCGACGTGCTGCTCTCCGAGCTGGCCCGGGCCGGCGAGCCCGGTTTCACCCAGCGGATCCTGATCGGCGGCGGCCTGCGCGCCGAGCACCTGCCCGGGCTGCGGGCGGCCGGCTTCGACGCCTTCCACGTCGGCGGCGCGGTGCGGGTCGAGGGGTGGCAGTCGCCGGTGGACGCCGCCAAGGTCGCCGAGTGGCGGGCGCTGATCGACGGCTGAGCACCGTTCGAGCAGGGCCCCGTTCGAGCAGGGCCCCGTTCGAGCAGGGGCCCGTTCGAGCAGGAGCCCCGGAGCGCAGGCGTTCCGGGGCTCCGGCGTTCCGGCCCGCCGTGCCGCCGGGGCCCGCCGCCCGCCGCCCGCCGTCCGTGAGCGGCGGGCGGCCGGGTGTCAGCGCAGCTGTTCGGGCAGCGGCTCCGAGTGCAGCACCTCCAGGCCGGAGACGGCACGGGTCAGCGCCACGTACAGCCGCCGCAGGCCGGTCCGCTCGTCCGGCTCCCCGGCGATCACCGCGGCCGGCTCGTCGAGCACCACGTAGTCGTACTCCAGACCCTTGGCCAGCGAGGCGGGGACGAGCGTCAGCCGGGCGTCCGCACTGGTCTCGGTGCCCGGGGCGAGATGCGGCAGTCCGGCCGCCGCCAGCGCCTCCGCGAGCAGCGGGACGTGCGCGTCGGCCGCGATCAGACCGGTCGACCCCTCGTTCCCCAGGGCCCGGCGGCAGGCCTCGATGACGGCCTCCGTCCGTCCCTCCCCGGCGACGTGGCGGACGGTCAGGGAGCCCGGGGCGTCGCGGACCGAACCGGCCGGGGCCAGGCCGGGGGCGATCGCCGGCAGCAGCCGGGAGGCGTAGGAGATGACCTCCTCCGGCACCCGGAAGCCCTTGGTCAGCTCCTCGATGTGGGCGCCGGACTTGCCCAGGTGGTGCAGGGCCTCCGGCCAGCTCGCGGTGGCCCAGGGGGTGGTGCCCTGGGCGAGGTCCCCGAGCACGGTCGCCGAGCCGGTGGTGCAGCGGCGGCCGACCGCGCGGTACTGCATCGGCGAGAGGTCCTGCGCCTCGTCCAGGACCACGTGGCCGAGCGAGGGCGTGCGCTGCACCAGGTCCGTCGCCTCGTCGACGAGCACGGCGTCGGCGGCCGTCCAGCGGGCGGTCCTCACCGAGCGGCCCGGCTTCGGCCACAGCACGGCGGCCTGCTCCCCGGGGGTCAGCACGCCCTCCGCGCAGGCGGCCAGGAACTCCGGGTCGGACAGCAGCCGCAGCACCAGCTTCGCCGGGTCGACCTGCGGCCAGCACTCCTTGACCACCGCCTTCACCGCGGCGTTGCGGGCCACCGCGTCCTGCACCCGGTCGTCCGGGGCCTCGCCGCCCTGCTCCATCTTCAGCAGCACGGCGTGCGAGATCCGCTGCGGCAGGGCGTCCCGGGCGGCGCCGTACCGGATGTCACGGTCCTTCAGTTCCTCGATGATCGAGACCAGTTCGTGCACCGGGACGCGCCAGCGGCGCGAGCCGCGGACCACCACGCACGGCTCGGTGGGCAGCGCGATGCCGGACCGGACCGCCCGGCGCAGCACCTCGGCCATCCGGGCGTCGCCCTTCAGCCGGGCCGCCTCGGCGGGCTCCTCGGCCCGCACCTCGACGTGCCCGACCAGCTGCTGCACGGTCGCCTGCGCGACGTCCAGCTCGCCGAGCGCGGGCAGGACCTGCTCGATGTAGGAGAGGAAGGCGCTGTTCGGGCCGATCACCAGGGTGCCGGTCCGGGCGAGCCGCTCGCGGTGCGCGTACAGCAGGTACGCCACGCGGTGCAGGCCGACGGCGGTCTTCCCGGTGCCGGGCGCGCCCTGCACGCAGAGGCTGCCGGAGATGTCGGCGCGGACGATGACGTCCTGCTCCGGCTGGATGGTGGCCACGATGTCGCGCATCGGGCCGACGCGGGGCTTCTCGATCTCGGCGGCCAGCAGTGCGGAGGAGGTGTCGTGCTCCGCGGGGTCGGTGAGGTGCTCGTCCTCGTACGCGGTCAGCTCGCCGCCGGTGTAGCCGAACCGGCGGCGCCGTTCGACGTCCAGCGGATCGGTCCGGCTGGCCCGGTAGAACGGCTGGGAGACCGGCGCGCGCCAGTCGATCACCATGGGGTCGCCGTCGGCGTCGTGCACGTGCCGGCGGCCGATGTAGAAGCTCTCGCCGCCGGAGCCCTCGGACAGTTCCTCGCTGATCGCGTGGAGGTAGTCGAGGCGGCCGAAGAACAGCGGGGTGTGCGAGAGGTCGGCCAGGGCGGCGATCCGGGCCTCGATCTGGTTCTGGAGCACGACGGCGGTGACCCAGGTGCCGGTGACGTCGCTGATGTCCAGCGACTCGACGTCCTCGCGCATCGCGCGCAGGGCGGCCCGGGAGGAGGCCAGGTGGTCGCGTTCGCGCTGCAGGGGGTCGGTGGTGGGGGTGGCGGGCACAGCGAACCTTTCCGGCTGCCCCGGACGCGGCGCAGCGGATCGTAGGAGCTCACGGTGGATACGGCCGACCGGTTGCCGAACGGTCGACGCCTCCCCCGGCTGCCTGCGCGACTACAGCAGGTACCACGGTGCGGGAGGGGGCAGACGGACGATCCTAGTCCGGTCGGCCTCCGGGTTCCAGCCCCGGGATCCCCCGGGGCCTCCGTACTCCCGGAGGACGACCTCCGTCCTGTCGGACACGGCCTTTGGGGTGATGTGCCCGGCGTGTCCGGAACCTACCGTTGAAGCATGAGCTCCGTACACGTCACGGCGCCCCGAGTGCCGTCCCAGAAGTCCACCGACCGCCCCGCCGGCGCCACCGCGACCGGCACCCCCGGCCGCCGCCGCGGCCCCCTGACCACCGCCGTCCGCAACGTCGGCATCGCCCTCGACACCGCCGCGCGCGTGGTCCTCCTCGGGCGCGACGGCGTCGGGTACTGAGCGTCCCCGCGCGTTACAGCACGTCGTCCGCGTCGATGATGCGGTAGGCGTAGCCCTGTTCGGCGAGGAAGCGCTGGCGGTGGGCGGCGAAGTCCTGGTCGACGGTGTCACGGGCGACCACGGAGTAGAAGTGCGCCGCGTGGCCGTCGGCCTTGGGGCGCAGCACGCGGCCGAGGCGCTGGGCCTCCTCCTGGCGGGAGCCGAACGTGCCGGAGACCTGGATCGCGACGGTCGCCTCGGGCAGGTCGATGGAGAAGTTGGCGACCTTGGAGACGACGAGGACGCTGATCTCCTTGTTGCGGAAGGCGTCGAACAGCTTCTCGCGCTGGGCGTTGCTGGTCTCGCCCTTGATCACGGGCGCGTCCAGGGTCTCGCCGAGCTCGTCGAGCTGGTCGATGTACTGGCCGATGATCAGCGTCTGGTCCTTCTCGTGCTTCTTGACCAGGGCCTCCACCACACGGCGCTTGGTCGCGGTGGTGGCGCAGAAGCGGTAGCGCTCCTCGGGTTCGGCGGTGGCGTAGGCGAGCCGCTCGGAGTCGGTCAGGGTGACCCGGACCTCGCAGCAGTCTGCGGGGGCGATGTAGCCCTGGGCCTCGATCTCCTTCCACGGCGCGTCGAAGCGCTTGGGGCCGATGAGCGAGAAGACGTCGCCCTCGCGGCCGTCCTCGCGGACCAGGGTGGCGGTCAGGCCGAGCCGGCGGCGGGCCTGGAGGTCGGCGGTGAACTTGAAGACCGGCGCCGGCAGCAGGTGCACCTCGTCGTAGACGACCAGGCCCCAGTTGCGGGCGTCGAAGAGTTCCAGGTGGGCGTAGACGCCCTTCCGCTTGGTCGTCATCACCTGGTAGGTCGCGATGGTGACCGGGCGGATCTCCTTCCTGGTGCCGCTGTACTCGCCGATCTCGTCCTCGGTGAGCGAGGTCCGCTTGACCAG from Kitasatospora sp. NBC_00458 includes:
- a CDS encoding copper homeostasis protein CutC is translated as MSRPIFEVIALTPQDAQAAESGGADRLELVTDMAADGLTPSAEDFAKIREAVELPLRVMLRIRDGFAPGDLDELRARAAALRAEGAEEFVFGFLDAGGGVDLAATEAVADAVAGCRWTFHRAIDHSADRAAVRAAVGALPGLDTFLTSGAAGGVDAGRDVLLSELARAGEPGFTQRILIGGGLRAEHLPGLRAAGFDAFHVGGAVRVEGWQSPVDAAKVAEWRALIDG
- a CDS encoding HelD family protein, producing the protein MPATPTTDPLQRERDHLASSRAALRAMREDVESLDISDVTGTWVTAVVLQNQIEARIAALADLSHTPLFFGRLDYLHAISEELSEGSGGESFYIGRRHVHDADGDPMVIDWRAPVSQPFYRASRTDPLDVERRRRFGYTGGELTAYEDEHLTDPAEHDTSSALLAAEIEKPRVGPMRDIVATIQPEQDVIVRADISGSLCVQGAPGTGKTAVGLHRVAYLLYAHRERLARTGTLVIGPNSAFLSYIEQVLPALGELDVAQATVQQLVGHVEVRAEEPAEAARLKGDARMAEVLRRAVRSGIALPTEPCVVVRGSRRWRVPVHELVSIIEELKDRDIRYGAARDALPQRISHAVLLKMEQGGEAPDDRVQDAVARNAAVKAVVKECWPQVDPAKLVLRLLSDPEFLAACAEGVLTPGEQAAVLWPKPGRSVRTARWTAADAVLVDEATDLVQRTPSLGHVVLDEAQDLSPMQYRAVGRRCTTGSATVLGDLAQGTTPWATASWPEALHHLGKSGAHIEELTKGFRVPEEVISYASRLLPAIAPGLAPAGSVRDAPGSLTVRHVAGEGRTEAVIEACRRALGNEGSTGLIAADAHVPLLAEALAAAGLPHLAPGTETSADARLTLVPASLAKGLEYDYVVLDEPAAVIAGEPDERTGLRRLYVALTRAVSGLEVLHSEPLPEQLR
- a CDS encoding DNA repair helicase XPB, which translates into the protein MNDGPLIVQSDKTLLLEIDHPKAAECRRAIAPFAELERAPEHVHTYRVTPLGLWNARAAGHDAEQVVDALVTYSRYPVPHALLVDVADTMARYGRLRLSKHPTHGLVLTTTDRPVLEEVLRSRKIAPLVGARVDPDSVVVHPSERGQIKQVLLKLGWPAEDLAGYVDGEAHPIELDEDGWQLRPYQAQAVEGFWHGGSGVVVLPCGAGKTLVGAAAMAQAKSTTLILVTNTVSARQWKHELVKRTSLTEDEIGEYSGTRKEIRPVTIATYQVMTTKRKGVYAHLELFDARNWGLVVYDEVHLLPAPVFKFTADLQARRRLGLTATLVREDGREGDVFSLIGPKRFDAPWKEIEAQGYIAPADCCEVRVTLTDSERLAYATAEPEERYRFCATTATKRRVVEALVKKHEKDQTLIIGQYIDQLDELGETLDAPVIKGETSNAQREKLFDAFRNKEISVLVVSKVANFSIDLPEATVAIQVSGTFGSRQEEAQRLGRVLRPKADGHAAHFYSVVARDTVDQDFAAHRQRFLAEQGYAYRIIDADDVL